CCTTCGTTATCCCAATAAACGTATTTTGATCAATATGGCACCGAGGttgaattaaattaaaattcacagcTTGGCCATATATGTATTGATTAATACATGAAACATCAAGTAAGTGAATAAATAAAACGTCTTTTAACTATATATACTACAGTTGTTTGTGTTGTAATTCTTAGCATagtcttgttttttgttgctattTTCCCCTTTTCCCTGCAATTTTCGAAAGAgatttgaacaaaaaatttattcaaatttAATCCGCCATAGAGGTTATTATTTGGTTTAAATATCgatctttcaaacttgaattaTCAACGGAATATGTAGACACGCATTAACCACAATCGATAAACATTTAATATTCAGTCTGAGCTTGTCGGCGCGGCTGAAAGAGCGCGGGAAATTGGTTCACCTGCTCATGACGATACATCTGCTGTGTTCACTATTCAGATCTCCCTACTCATGGTAGGATATTTCGTTCGTCGAGTCGTTTGATACGAACAAACTGTTTCGCATTCATCCTCTAACTCCCCGGTTATCGCAGTTTCTCTCTTAAGAAACTCCATCAGCTGAGCAGTgcataaattaataaattaagaATCAATTTAAAGAGAGCCGTAGAGAGAGCAACAACATACTCCATTTTTGGGTACCCAACTGATCAACAAACAGACCCATTTTGAGACTAAATTGTACGTTAAGGCTTTAAATACTGACCTCCTGCTACATTACGAGAGCCATGGAGATGCCCTATACAAATGCGGGTTATTAAAGAACTAAGTTTGGTCGTGCATTTCGACTTTCATCCAATTGGCGTTACTTCTCTGAAGTACATGATCGATTGAAAGTACTGCTTTCTCGACTTAAATATCCTGCCAAACTTGTCAACTCAACCATTTCATGGTTTTTTTGCCGTCAAAGCCGCATTTGATCAACTTGTTTCCTAACCGACAGTCGCAACGATCAATTAGATCCCATTAGTGTTATTCTGGCGTTTAAAAATCAGGCCTCGGCTAATATTGTTCGCGTCCAACAAAAGGATTAAAGTCAGGAGATTCATACGACCGTACAGCCCGTCTTTCGAAGCTAGAAGATTGAATAAGATCTGAAATTGCGATAATCTAAGCCGCAAATTGTGAATCAACAGTgccttgtttacaaatttaaatgtgacctgtACGATGCAGGTTATATTAGTTTCATACGCCGCCATCTGTACCAACGTGTTGAGGAACACAGAAAATTTTCGTCAAGCATTTTCGCGACAAAGATTCTTTGGCTCCAAAAGATCTTACTAAGAGGTTTAGTGTGTTAATGAAGTGCAGAAGCAAACTCGATTGCCTTATTCCcgaaatgttttttattcatgaaCTGAGACCTACTCACAATGTGCAATCGGACTCTATTCAGTCTAAGTTTTTTATTAGTCTTTTTTTAAAGTCAGGTTTTCAATTAGGCTTCTTTTTATATTTCGTTGTCTGTCTGCATTATTGATTCTCTTTATACTTACTTATACTTTATACTTACGTACATCTGTCGAAACGTCGTCTTTTTTCATGAAATCCTTGCTTATAACGATCAATCCATTCTATCCCATCccacatccatccatccatccattcCATACATCAATCCGTCAGTTGGTCAGTTTGTCACTCagcatatttttttaaaattcattcGTCTTCATTTATCTTTTCCAACAGCAAAGTACCCTGAGATCAAGAATTTGATGGGCAGTGATCCCCTATTCAAATACCAAATCTTCTTATTGATATTGATTCAGCTTCCTCTGGCCTACGTCATACGCGATGTATCTTGGACCAAGCTCTTTCTCTCAGCCTACTTCATCGGAGCTATTCCCGCTCACGGACTTATCGTAGGGGTACATGATATATCCCACAATATACCCTTCGGGAACAGCCGACCATTACACAACAGGTTGTTTGGGATTTTAGCCAATCTTCCCACAGGAATTCCTTCTTCCATCGCCTTTAAAAAATACCACATTCTCCATCATCGATACATGGGTGTGGACGAAGTTGACCCTGATTTACCAACTGCATTTGAGACGAGGGTTTTCTGTAATACCATTTCCAAGTTCTTTTGGGTCATTCTCCAACCAGCACTCTACGCTCTCAGACCTCAATTCACAAACCCGATGGTG
This genomic window from Acropora muricata isolate sample 2 chromosome 2, ASM3666990v1, whole genome shotgun sequence contains:
- the LOC136909578 gene encoding sphingolipid delta(4)-desaturase DES1-like isoform X2, with product MGSDPLFKYQIFLLILIQLPLAYVIRDVSWTKLFLSAYFIGAIPAHGLIVGVHDISHNIPFGNSRPLHNRLFGILANLPTGIPSSIAFKKYHILHHRYMGVDEVDPDLPTAFETRVFCNTISKFFWVILQPALYALRPQFTNPMVPSFLEILNIVVQLIFDYVVVHCWGLKSLVFMVASAILGTGLHPLAGHFIAEHYMFERGHETYSYYGPGNLLTFNVGYHNEHHDFPSIPGSKLPLVKKIASEYYDNLPYHTSWTKVMWDFITDPNIGPYARVKRPQATKTIHS